The DNA segment CCTGCCCCTCTTCATCAAAATATTTGTAACGATATAAAAAGGTCGGAACTCCCTTATCGGGGCCATTCGGAAGCTCACTTACCTTAAAAGCCTATGATAGCGTGAGCTGAGAACCGAGGCAGCCCTCTGGCGTCTGAAGAGGGCTGCCGTGCCCCGAGAAGGGAGTGCCGACCTTTTTAGGTGCGACAATTTGTAAATGAATGGCAGAATAAAAAGGAAGATTGCCACGCTCGCAAACGGTGCTCGCTCGCAATGACAGAGAACCCTGCTGGGTTCAGAATGACATCTTAGTTAAGTTGCAAAATCACCGCCGTGTGATCGGTTGGGCTTGCGAGAATCGCCGCATCATTGGAGGCATTAAATCCAAATTGCGTAGCACTTAATCCCACGGGGTCAAGGAACGTCGTCGCCGCATTACTATTCAAATCAATTTGCGAAATCGAATTGCCACCGCTATTGATCACATAAGCTTGATTATTGTTCGAATTAACCACAATGCCAATGGGGTCGTCGCCTACATCAATGTCGGTCGTGGCAGCCGTGCTCATATTCACCCGCACCACATGGTCACCGTCACGATCGCTAATAAAAACATCGATGCCATTATTATAAACCGCAAAGCCACCCGGATTGCCAATATTCACCGGCACCTGCTGCAAGGTCACTAAGGGCGGCACCGCTGCACAGCCATCTACACGACTGCGCGTTACTAAATAACTATTGTTATCAAATTGGCTTAAAGAAACGACGATGTCATTGGCCCCATCGTTGTCGATTTGCAAAAAGGGCGTTGAAACATGCGTTGCTCCCAGCACCCCATCGGTAATTTGATAAGTACAATCTACCGCAAGGGTGGCGGTGTTGAAAATCGATAAAGAATTGGTATCGCGCAACCCAACCACCGCATAACCGCCTGCCGGTGAGACCGCTAAATTTTGTGGATTGTTGGCAATATTCACCGCCGCTTGCACCGTAGGGCCGGTCAAATCGATGGGAGTAAGATTGTCGGTACTATCATTAATGACCATGGCCACGTTATTGACTTCGTCAACCGCAATCGCCTGAATGTCGGATTCATTATTAATGGTAAGGGTGGTTAACAACGCAAGACCCGTTACATCCACCTGAAAAATTTGGCCATTGATGCCATCGCCACTGGTTACATAGCCAATATTGGTCGCACGATGGATGTCGGCATAGCGAGGGGTCAAGGCTGAATCGAGCAACAACACATTGTTAGGCACAATTTTATCGGTGGTTTCGCTAATGAAACTATTGAGGGTATAACGCAAACGAATCGTGTGACCCACTTGTGCTTCGACTGTGGTGATCACAAACGAACCATCGGCGTTAGCCACCACGGAGTCTTGCACCAAGGCATGGGCAACACTCACAAACGGTTTTTCAAACCAACGTACCACCGCACCATTATTCACATTACCCGCAGTAACCGTTGCACTACCAGGCACAGCACCTGCCGCCCCCGTGATCGTAACAAAACCATTTTCATTGGGAGCAGTCACGGTAATGGCCGAGCTGACTGGCGCCGGAATCCCAGCTGGAGGGCTGGCACCACCCCCGCAACCGGCTAGGATAAAAATGAATATTGCCAGTGCTAACCACGTCATCCCGGGTAAGCCTGCCCCGGCCCACGAGCCGGGGACACGGGATCCATGATAATTTGATGAGTTCATCTGCATACTCGAATCCTTACTTTTTAACATGCCCCTTTGACGATCTGCCACTAGTATTAGTTAAATTCTTTCACCCTCTCCCAAAAGCCAGCGGGCGTCCCCCGTGGACACCCGCTAAGCATTGGACCTTTGAGAGGACTATCCTTTACATGAGATAAGATTCCTTTCCGTAATCATTGTCATAGTCATTTTGATAATCATATTGATCGCTGTCATCTTGTGCTTCGGATTCAGGCTCAAGCTCGGTTCTTTCAATGGGGAAGTAAGAGGCATCGCGCACCTCGTAGAACAACCCCAACAACCCGGCTTGAATTTTATTACTCAGCAGGTCGTAGAGATATTGCTGCTGTTCGAAGCTCTTGGCTTGGTCAGGGTCGTCGTAGACATTGGGATTAGGATCGGTCGCATCACAGATGCCATCGCCATCGCCATCATGCGAAGTACCGTCACCATCGCCAATCGCGCCTTCAGGACACGGATCACACTCATAGTAGGTCGTGACAATTTTAATCACGTTACCCACTCGAACCACCGTCGACTTTGAAATACCCGTAGTCACACCATGAGACCCAGTGAGCGTAATTCCACCGTCAGCCGTTGACCCACCACCACCAGGGGTTTCGTTGGTATGCACGGTCCAACCCACCACATGACAGTTCTTGCAGAGGCTAGGATCCATGCGAATTTCCGCTGGGGTACAGCAATCTTTTTTCACCTTCACCGGTTTAGGACATTTTTTCACCTTTACATAGATGGTGATGTAGTAAGTACACCCACCTTGTTTGGCAACGATGTTGATGGTCGTGCTACCTTCGCCATTACCCGTAATGGTGATATTGGCTTCGTTTCGCGAAACACCGGCTACACTGGGATCGCTGCTCGAAGCCGAGATACTATCCGGGGCAAACCCATCGATAGTGAGTAATCGGGTCTGGCTTTTGCCTTCGCAGACTTCCATGTTGTAGCTCTTGTAATATTCGCACTTGTTGCCACCACCACCGTTGTTACCGCCGCCACCGCCAGGAGGGGGAGGAGGAGGTGGGGGAGGAGGCGGAGGAGGAGGCAAAGGGGTCGCTTTAGGGGTTGCATTGGGCGTAGGGGTCGGGTCTACGATATTCAAGGTGTCGATGGTTTGGATAAAATAATCCTCCGTCTCACCTCTTTTAAATGCACCCGTGCCATCCCAGCCACTGGGAAATTGAGAGGCATCAATGGGGACTTCGCTCAATGTCATGCGCAACCAACTACCCTCCGGATCCACGCCGGTTAAAAATTCAGGGGTGGTAAACATGAGAAAAGACCCAGGCGCCACTACAACTTCCATATTCTGCACAATCCACTCCGCTGCACCATTGCTGTCATTACCCGACCACTTGCCGTCGTGATTAAAGTCGAGCAGCATGTTCACATAGCGTGTGCTTTTTGGCGCACCGCCCGCCACACTCACGATAAAATCAATGGTGCTAAGCCCACCCGCATTGAGCGATGTGGAAATGAGCCCATCATCAAAGTGATCCATATCGTAAGGGTTGATAGGGTCATCGAGGTTCGAGACCCCATCCGGGTCGGCTGGATCGTTGGCATCGTTCTCTGCACTCACCGACAGGCCACCACTACCGGTAAAAAAACCAAAGGCACTATCCGTGATATTAAAGTGACGAGCCCCATCAGACGCCAGGCGAGTGGGGAATTGACCCAGCAGGCCCAAACTATCAACAATACCATCGGGGGCATCACCATAATCGGCATTTATTGAACTATCATCTTCGACCGGGTGAGTCTCACCAAATGGGTTTATGCCACCACAGCCTGACGACACTTGACCTAACAAGAAAAACCCTGCCAGGACCGAAAAGAGACGTTTACGTCTTAATAAGATTTTCATGACTAGCTCCTTTTCTAAAAATAGCGTGCAAGCTTATCTAATGCCACTTTCGTGCCAACTCATCATGTCATTCTGAGCAAAGCGAAGAATCTTCAATATTATCAACCAATAATTGTCTTTTTATTGTATGACGGAGGAAAATATCGAAAAAAATTAGGCGTTTTATTTTATAAAAAGAATTTAAAAATAATAATTAAACTATTTTATAGAATCATAATAACATGTCATTGTGTTATAATAACATGTCATTGCGAGGCAAAGCCGAAGCAATCTTCATAATTATTTTATAAAATAGAAGATTGCCACGCTCGCAAACGATGCTCGCTCGCAATGACAGAAAGCCCCGCAATGACAATTAAAATTAATAATATCTCCCCTTTTCTCTTCCCTTTACCCACAAATTTTATTATTATTTTTATATGCAGTCTTCCTTCCCCCCTAAAACCATTGATGGCCAATATGAAGTCTTGGAGGTGTTGGGCAGGGGATTTTCGGGCGATGTATTAAAGGTTCGCAAAGACCAACAGCTCATGGCCTTAAAGATGCTCAAAACCCATGCCATGGGCATCAATCAGGCCGATCTTATTTCAACCTTTAAATTCGAGTTTAACCTCCTCAAAGATCTTACTCACCCGAACATCGTCAAAATTTATGATTTTGGTTTTGATAAAGAATTGAAGCGCTTTTATTTCACGGTTGAATGGTTGAACGCTGTTGATCTGGCTCAGCACGCAGAAAATCGAGGTTTTAAAGAACTCGAGCCCTTATTTTTGCAAGCCTTGAGCGGGCTCAGTTATTTGCATGCCCAAAATATCTTGCATGGCGATTTGAAGCCCCAAAATTTATTGGTCATCCAACAAGACAGCAAACCCATTCTTAAAATCATCGACTTTGGCATTAGCCACCCCCAGTTTGTGCAAAAAGGCGGAACCCCTGCCACCTTATCGCCAGAAAAAATTCTCAAAGAACCGGTTGACAGCCGCTCCGACCTTTACGCCATGGGGGTTATCTTTTACACCATACTGACCAAAAAAAATCCCTTTCTCCGAGAAAATGTTCCCAAAACGCTCACCTCTCATTTGAGTTTTGTCCCCCCTCCTCTCATGAGTGTAGCCCCCAGCGTAGCTCCGCTGTGGAGTAAAATTATTGAACGTCTCTTACAAAAAAACCCCAACAACCGTTTCATGAGTGCTGCTGAAATTTTACGCCTCCTCGATCGCGAAGGCTTGGTGCCCACGGCTACGAAAAAAGAATACGGCCTGCCTGCGCACTGGATTGGCCGCCCAGCTTCTTTGCAAGTTCTTGCAAAATTTTTAGACGAGATAAAGCAATCGCCACCCCAACCCCTAGTGCTAGAAATCCTAGGCCCAAGCGGCATAGGGAAACAAAGACTCTTAAAAGAACTCACTTATCAAGCGGAGCTTTCCGGCATCACCCTTGCCCCCAAAGCCCCCGCTGGCCAACAACCCGGCCAATTGTGGATTATGTTCGAAACGAGTTTAGACAATGCCCATGAAGAAATAAGTTTCTTGCTTAATAGAGGCATTCATGTCGCAGGATTTAACTCACAGGCCTCTACTCAACTCAAGCTTGCCCCTTGCCAAGTTTTATCTCACACCCTCTCATATTTAACCAAACACGAAATCGAAGAATATTTAAAAGAAGTCACACACCACTCTAA comes from the Deltaproteobacteria bacterium genome and includes:
- a CDS encoding Ig-like domain-containing protein, whose amino-acid sequence is MKILLRRKRLFSVLAGFFLLGQVSSGCGGINPFGETHPVEDDSSINADYGDAPDGIVDSLGLLGQFPTRLASDGARHFNITDSAFGFFTGSGGLSVSAENDANDPADPDGVSNLDDPINPYDMDHFDDGLISTSLNAGGLSTIDFIVSVAGGAPKSTRYVNMLLDFNHDGKWSGNDSNGAAEWIVQNMEVVVAPGSFLMFTTPEFLTGVDPEGSWLRMTLSEVPIDASQFPSGWDGTGAFKRGETEDYFIQTIDTLNIVDPTPTPNATPKATPLPPPPPPPPPPPPPPGGGGGNNGGGGNKCEYYKSYNMEVCEGKSQTRLLTIDGFAPDSISASSSDPSVAGVSRNEANITITGNGEGSTTINIVAKQGGCTYYITIYVKVKKCPKPVKVKKDCCTPAEIRMDPSLCKNCHVVGWTVHTNETPGGGGSTADGGITLTGSHGVTTGISKSTVVRVGNVIKIVTTYYECDPCPEGAIGDGDGTSHDGDGDGICDATDPNPNVYDDPDQAKSFEQQQYLYDLLSNKIQAGLLGLFYEVRDASYFPIERTELEPESEAQDDSDQYDYQNDYDNDYGKESYLM